The genomic region TTCGACAGTTTGAGGCAAACTTTACAGGAAAAGGCAGACGACGGAAATGTATGAAATCATTTTCCTTCCCATAGCCAAGCAGGATATAACGGACATTATCCTGTATATATCCGACCAGTTAAATGCGCCAAAGGCGGCAATGGATCTGCTGGAGGCATTAGAGTATTCTATCTCCCTGTTGAGGGATTTTCCTTATGCACACAAGATATACCGCCCTATAAAGCCTTTGGGAGAAGATTATCGAATGTTGATTGTGAAAAATTATGCTGTTTTTTACGTTGTTCGGGAAGAGG from Thermincola ferriacetica harbors:
- a CDS encoding type II toxin-antitoxin system RelE/ParE family toxin, producing MYEIIFLPIAKQDITDIILYISDQLNAPKAAMDLLEALEYSISLLRDFPYAHKIYRPIKPLGEDYRMLIVKNYAVFYVVREEEKIVEVHRIIYAKMDLTKLFK